The following coding sequences lie in one Fimbriimonadaceae bacterium genomic window:
- a CDS encoding NTP transferase domain-containing protein, whose translation MGFDKASIVVDGEPLGHRLARLLRAGGWEPTVLGASPIHGFGFQADAHPGSGPLAALREFVPTADFVLVLSCDVPKFELGLAEVLEAEIGRHDAALPVVRGRLQPLCALYRRSAWQALGTMDGPRVMDWVGGLDHVTVDEERMVGRGVHWSAAVGVNSPEELADLLHEKAVTMD comes from the coding sequence ATGGGCTTTGACAAGGCCTCTATCGTGGTCGACGGCGAGCCCCTGGGGCACCGCCTGGCCCGGCTCTTGCGTGCCGGAGGCTGGGAGCCCACCGTCCTAGGGGCGTCTCCCATCCATGGCTTCGGGTTCCAAGCGGACGCCCACCCGGGGTCGGGGCCGCTTGCCGCCCTACGGGAGTTCGTCCCGACCGCCGACTTCGTGCTTGTCTTGTCCTGTGACGTCCCCAAGTTTGAACTCGGCCTTGCCGAGGTGCTAGAGGCGGAAATCGGCCGCCACGACGCCGCCCTGCCGGTCGTCCGTGGTCGACTCCAACCGCTTTGCGCGCTCTACCGGCGCTCCGCATGGCAGGCCTTGGGCACTATGGACGGCCCGCGTGTCATGGATTGGGTCGGTGGCCTGGACCACGTGACTGTGGACGAGGAGAGGATGGTGGGACGGGGTGTCCATTGGTCCGCGGCGGTCGGTGTCAATTCGCCGGAGGAGCTGGCGGACCTCCTTCATGAAAAGGCCGTCACGATGGACTGA
- a CDS encoding Crp/Fnr family transcriptional regulator, translating into MHVPADQIRKVLTRCNAFAGMQPETLDQLVAACRYRTIAQGTYLWVSGEPSHNFVMIDSGLMRLTQSTPSEKSVVVELLGPGDCMGMLATFGNVPHPFSALALTDAHVFSVDSHTWRALAQKDPQLLQAAARVIVPRMLGACGFMAMMATGSVEVRLALALLRLDEINAREHGVGEPIQITRQSLADIAVTTVETSIRVTSKWQREGLIATRHRSIAILSRPRLQSIVTAFS; encoded by the coding sequence ATGCATGTCCCCGCCGACCAGATTCGTAAGGTCTTGACCCGGTGCAACGCCTTCGCCGGGATGCAACCGGAGACGCTTGACCAGCTCGTCGCCGCATGCCGCTACCGTACGATCGCGCAGGGCACGTACCTTTGGGTGAGTGGAGAGCCGTCGCACAACTTTGTGATGATCGACAGCGGCCTCATGAGGCTCACCCAGAGCACGCCCAGCGAGAAGTCAGTGGTCGTCGAACTTCTCGGGCCTGGCGACTGCATGGGCATGCTGGCCACGTTCGGCAACGTCCCCCACCCGTTCAGTGCCCTTGCCCTCACCGACGCCCACGTCTTTTCCGTTGACAGCCACACGTGGCGCGCCCTCGCCCAGAAGGACCCTCAGTTGCTGCAGGCGGCCGCCCGTGTGATCGTCCCGCGGATGCTCGGCGCATGCGGGTTCATGGCGATGATGGCGACGGGTTCGGTCGAAGTCCGCCTCGCTCTCGCGCTCCTCCGCCTCGACGAAATCAATGCCCGCGAGCACGGCGTGGGGGAGCCGATCCAAATCACCCGGCAGTCCCTGGCGGACATCGCGGTCACCACCGTCGAAACGTCGATCCGCGTGACGTCGAAGTGGCAGAGGGAGGGACTCATCGCGACCCGGCACCGGAGCATCGCCATCCTCTCCCGGCCTCGGCTTCAGTCCATCGTGACGGCCTTTTCATGA
- the moaA gene encoding GTP 3',8-cyclase MoaA, whose amino-acid sequence MADKTEVLTDRFGRFHDYLRVSITDRCNFRCVYCMPAEGIACHQKEQVLTFEEIERLVRFFVKRGVRKVRVTGGEPTVRKGYLDLVANLAGIDGLDAVTMTTNGSCLARDASALKRVGLKSINVSLDTLRPERFESITRRTGLAHVQEGIEAALEVGLETKVNVVLMPGVNDDELVDFVELTRDRPLTVRFIEFMPFLDNGWKPSRVVSSAELRSRLATNYRLTLVPGQPNDVAKEYTVEGFAGKTAFVSSVTESFCAGCNRIRLTADGQLKSCLFLPPNVSLRDLVRGGASDEELEAAVAECLRSKWRAHPSMQDWSQRDHLAMVQIGG is encoded by the coding sequence GTGGCGGACAAGACGGAGGTGCTCACCGACCGGTTCGGCAGGTTCCACGACTACCTGCGGGTGTCCATCACCGACCGGTGCAACTTCCGGTGCGTCTACTGCATGCCCGCCGAGGGCATCGCCTGCCACCAAAAGGAACAGGTCCTCACCTTTGAGGAGATCGAGCGACTTGTCCGGTTCTTTGTCAAGCGCGGGGTGCGCAAGGTCAGGGTCACGGGCGGTGAGCCGACTGTCCGCAAGGGCTACCTAGACTTGGTCGCGAACCTGGCGGGGATCGACGGCCTGGACGCGGTGACGATGACGACGAACGGGAGTTGCCTGGCCCGCGACGCTTCGGCGCTGAAACGAGTGGGGCTCAAATCCATCAACGTCAGCCTGGACACATTGCGGCCGGAGCGGTTCGAGAGCATCACCCGGCGTACCGGGCTGGCCCATGTCCAAGAGGGCATTGAGGCCGCCCTTGAGGTGGGCCTCGAGACCAAGGTGAACGTCGTCCTGATGCCTGGGGTCAACGACGACGAGCTGGTCGACTTTGTCGAACTCACCCGTGACCGGCCCCTGACCGTCCGGTTCATTGAGTTCATGCCTTTTCTTGACAACGGTTGGAAGCCCTCGCGGGTGGTCTCGTCGGCCGAATTGCGGTCGCGGCTCGCGACAAACTACCGGTTGACCTTGGTACCAGGTCAACCGAACGATGTCGCCAAGGAGTACACCGTTGAGGGATTCGCAGGGAAGACGGCTTTCGTTTCCAGCGTGACCGAGAGCTTTTGCGCGGGGTGCAACCGCATCCGGCTCACCGCCGACGGGCAACTCAAGTCGTGCCTCTTCCTGCCGCCCAACGTGTCCTTGCGAGACCTGGTCCGTGGGGGAGCTTCCGACGAAGAATTGGAGGCGGCCGTTGCCGAATGCCTCCGGAGCAAATGGCGGGCCCATCCTTCGATGCAGGATTGGTCCCAGCGAGACCACTTAGCGATGGTGCAGATAGGCGGATGA
- the moaCB gene encoding bifunctional molybdenum cofactor biosynthesis protein MoaC/MoaB has protein sequence MRDVSFKNTTKRTALARAELLAGATTIDRVQRGDTPKGDPVPVAKVAAIQATKKTTEWIPYCHNIPIEHVRVDFNFLADRIQVDVYVVSVAKTGVEMEAITAAAAAVITLYDMLKVIDDDMEIGSVRLLSKTGGKSDLPKADGWSALVIVMSDRVSRGEYEDRSGPVLTEALSRHGAGQVAKKVLADDGDALRREVQEAVGRGVSLVVVTGGTGVGPRDVTPQTLTAMLDVELPGVVSAFMSYSQARIPTAMLSRPVAGIVGQTVVLGVPGSPGACEDAMSCLLPSLLHVREMLAGGGHG, from the coding sequence ATGAGAGACGTTTCCTTCAAGAACACGACCAAGCGGACGGCGTTGGCCCGGGCTGAACTGTTGGCCGGCGCGACGACGATCGACCGTGTGCAGAGGGGTGACACCCCCAAAGGCGACCCGGTGCCGGTGGCGAAAGTGGCGGCCATCCAGGCGACCAAGAAGACGACCGAATGGATCCCCTACTGCCACAACATCCCCATCGAACATGTCCGCGTCGACTTCAACTTTTTGGCCGACCGGATCCAGGTCGACGTGTATGTCGTGTCGGTGGCGAAGACCGGGGTGGAGATGGAAGCGATCACCGCGGCTGCGGCCGCGGTGATCACCCTCTACGACATGCTCAAGGTCATTGACGACGACATGGAGATCGGGTCGGTGCGGTTGCTCTCGAAGACGGGAGGCAAGTCCGACCTGCCCAAGGCGGACGGGTGGTCGGCACTCGTCATCGTCATGTCTGACCGGGTCAGCCGTGGGGAGTACGAAGACCGGAGCGGCCCCGTCCTGACCGAGGCCCTGTCCCGCCACGGGGCGGGCCAAGTCGCCAAGAAGGTGCTGGCCGACGATGGGGACGCCCTGCGGCGCGAAGTCCAAGAGGCCGTGGGCCGGGGCGTGAGCCTTGTCGTCGTCACCGGTGGCACCGGGGTCGGGCCTCGCGACGTGACCCCGCAGACCTTGACTGCGATGCTGGATGTCGAACTACCGGGCGTCGTGTCGGCCTTCATGAGTTACAGCCAAGCCCGCATACCGACCGCGATGCTGTCCCGACCGGTCGCCGGGATTGTGGGCCAGACCGTCGTCCTCGGCGTCCCCGGGAGCCCGGGGGCCTGCGAGGACGCGATGTCTTGCCTGCTTCCCAGCCTCCTCCACGTCCGCGAGATGTTGGCCGGGGGCGGTCACGGGTGA
- a CDS encoding molybdopterin molybdotransferase MoeA has product MISFAEAQRLVVARRLPDLAVEVGLGQCLGRVLAESVASPFDFPLFDNSAMDGFAVGEGEGAWQVVREIAAGSAPGPELRAGEAARIYTGAPTPPGTWAVVPQEDAVLDGDRLTAGPLKEGAHIRRRGEEVAAGSLIVNEGCLVTPPVVAALSSVGLDRVKVVSPPAVAVLGTGDEVVAPGTSLGEGQIYDSNLAAVGAVLGSWGATVTARHVDDDPKALGDAVGDLLADHDLLVTTGGVSVGSRDYMMDVMSGQSFEVHFHGVAMKPGKPLAFATRPDGKAWFGLPGNPLSTWTGLLMFVGPFLGHPLRMERRTLAAGLTRKPGREEFVPFFLAPTGEVDVKDTVGSHANFGLLGADGLVQISASTAVLSAGDEVETHWFPWETRR; this is encoded by the coding sequence GTGATCTCTTTCGCGGAGGCACAGCGGCTCGTCGTGGCCCGCCGTTTGCCCGACCTGGCCGTCGAGGTGGGCTTGGGCCAGTGTCTGGGAAGGGTCTTGGCGGAGTCGGTCGCGAGTCCATTTGACTTTCCCCTTTTCGACAACTCAGCCATGGACGGCTTCGCCGTCGGCGAAGGCGAAGGGGCGTGGCAAGTTGTCCGCGAAATTGCGGCTGGTTCCGCCCCTGGCCCGGAGCTCCGGGCCGGAGAGGCGGCCCGCATCTACACGGGTGCTCCCACGCCGCCGGGCACCTGGGCGGTAGTCCCCCAGGAGGACGCCGTCTTGGACGGCGACCGACTGACCGCAGGGCCATTGAAGGAAGGCGCCCACATCCGGCGACGGGGTGAGGAGGTCGCGGCAGGCTCACTGATCGTCAACGAAGGTTGTCTTGTCACCCCGCCGGTCGTCGCCGCCCTGTCGTCCGTGGGGCTCGACCGCGTGAAGGTGGTCAGTCCTCCGGCCGTCGCGGTGCTGGGGACGGGGGACGAGGTCGTCGCGCCAGGGACGTCCTTGGGTGAAGGACAGATCTACGACTCTAACCTCGCCGCGGTCGGCGCGGTGCTGGGCTCGTGGGGGGCCACGGTGACGGCGCGTCATGTCGACGACGACCCCAAGGCGCTCGGAGACGCAGTCGGTGACTTGCTCGCCGACCATGACCTCTTGGTCACGACCGGCGGCGTCTCGGTGGGGTCGCGTGACTACATGATGGACGTCATGTCAGGGCAGTCGTTCGAGGTCCACTTCCACGGCGTCGCGATGAAGCCCGGGAAACCCCTGGCGTTCGCCACCCGGCCCGACGGCAAGGCGTGGTTTGGCCTCCCCGGCAACCCACTCTCCACCTGGACGGGACTCCTCATGTTCGTCGGCCCGTTCCTGGGCCACCCGCTTCGCATGGAACGGCGCACCCTTGCCGCCGGCCTTACCCGAAAGCCGGGAAGGGAAGAGTTCGTCCCCTTCTTTCTGGCTCCGACCGGAGAAGTGGACGTCAAGGACACGGTCGGCTCTCACGCAAACTTCGGCCTGTTGGGTGCGGACGGCCTCGTCCAGATCAGTGCGTCAACGGCGGTGCTCAGCGCCGGTGACGAGGTTGAGACACACTGGTTTCCGTGGGAGACCCGACGATGA
- a CDS encoding MoaD/ThiS family protein gives MGDPTMKRVTVQYFAVLRERRGLASETVETSAPTVGVLVGELVSRHRLGLPPSLIRAAVDREFVDDDCPLAGGETVVLVPPVAGG, from the coding sequence GTGGGAGACCCGACGATGAAGCGGGTGACGGTCCAGTACTTTGCTGTCCTTCGGGAGCGGAGGGGCTTGGCCAGCGAGACGGTGGAGACGTCGGCGCCGACGGTCGGTGTGCTCGTCGGTGAGTTGGTCTCCCGGCACCGCCTCGGCCTTCCTCCGTCACTCATCCGGGCCGCCGTCGACCGCGAGTTCGTCGATGACGACTGTCCCTTGGCCGGTGGGGAGACTGTGGTCCTTGTCCCTCCGGTGGCCGGCGGATGA
- a CDS encoding ThiF family adenylyltransferase: MRFSLSDQPLGLPPVHLPGAGAFVTFEGRIRDHADGRSVLTLEYEAYPEMAEHQGEMLVQEAIDRFGLVDARVVHRVGALTVGDVAVLAQAASPHRREAFEACEWLMDQLKWRVPIWKRETYADGVSEWVGAGAPPAPDDGDRMFARQVVLPEIGPKGQERLGQARVLVVGAGGLAAGAVPALVGAGVGTLGIVDPDTVEETNLHRQVLFTASDIGRQKAERVVAFAKRLRPSVQAHAFPHRLSRENAARLVADYDWVLDCTDSLDTKFLLDEACRGAGKTLVTSSIHQFEGQVLVVSPGGPCLRCLFPERPPEECVGTCEQSGVLGVTPLTFGALQANETIKGILGMPVLDQDLLLFDLRTLESVRLHRRPNPDCEGCGRGVASPGQGLVVDRLPAGHTLVDIRDPDEEPRLTVDHLAVPMEDCYQMDWDGPTVFVCASGRRSYRLVADLRARGVHQVYSLQGGVGNASARKA, from the coding sequence ATGAGGTTCAGCCTTTCTGACCAGCCCCTGGGCCTGCCGCCCGTCCATCTGCCCGGCGCAGGTGCCTTCGTCACATTCGAGGGAAGGATCCGCGACCACGCGGACGGGCGGTCCGTCCTCACCTTGGAGTACGAGGCGTATCCCGAGATGGCCGAACACCAGGGCGAGATGTTGGTCCAGGAAGCGATCGACCGGTTCGGACTCGTCGACGCCCGGGTCGTCCACCGGGTCGGTGCTCTGACCGTCGGCGATGTCGCGGTGCTGGCCCAGGCGGCCTCCCCCCACCGCCGCGAGGCGTTCGAGGCCTGTGAATGGCTCATGGACCAGCTCAAATGGCGGGTTCCCATCTGGAAACGTGAGACGTACGCGGACGGGGTGTCGGAATGGGTCGGCGCTGGCGCACCTCCGGCGCCCGACGACGGCGACCGCATGTTCGCGAGGCAGGTCGTCTTGCCCGAAATCGGACCCAAGGGGCAGGAGCGCCTGGGCCAGGCGCGGGTGTTGGTCGTCGGTGCGGGTGGATTGGCCGCAGGGGCGGTGCCCGCTCTGGTCGGGGCGGGTGTCGGGACACTGGGGATCGTCGACCCTGACACCGTCGAAGAGACAAACCTCCACCGGCAGGTCCTGTTCACTGCATCGGACATCGGCCGGCAAAAGGCGGAGCGGGTCGTTGCTTTCGCCAAGCGGCTCCGCCCGTCCGTCCAGGCCCACGCCTTCCCTCACCGGTTGAGCCGGGAGAACGCCGCCCGCCTGGTCGCGGACTACGACTGGGTGCTGGACTGTACGGACTCCCTCGACACGAAGTTTCTCCTCGACGAAGCGTGCCGGGGTGCGGGCAAAACACTCGTCACCTCAAGCATCCACCAGTTTGAGGGGCAGGTGCTCGTCGTGAGCCCCGGTGGGCCGTGCCTCCGGTGTCTCTTCCCCGAGCGTCCCCCCGAAGAGTGCGTCGGGACCTGCGAGCAGTCGGGAGTCTTGGGCGTGACGCCGCTCACGTTCGGAGCGCTCCAGGCCAACGAGACGATCAAGGGCATCTTGGGGATGCCGGTCCTGGACCAGGACCTCCTTCTCTTCGACCTCCGCACGTTGGAGTCAGTCCGGCTCCACCGGCGGCCGAACCCGGACTGTGAGGGTTGTGGGCGGGGTGTCGCCTCCCCTGGCCAGGGTTTGGTCGTGGACCGTCTGCCCGCCGGTCACACCCTTGTGGACATCCGTGATCCCGACGAAGAGCCTCGGCTCACTGTCGACCACCTTGCCGTCCCGATGGAGGATTGCTACCAGATGGATTGGGACGGCCCGACCGTCTTCGTCTGTGCGAGCGGCCGTCGCAGCTACCGTCTCGTGGCCGACCTCCGGGCCCGGGGGGTACATCAGGTCTATTCTCTCCAGGGCGGGGTCGGTAACGCCAGTGCCCGTAAGGCTTAG
- a CDS encoding molybdopterin oxidoreductase family protein, protein MAKLPVPIDKLIDEFGPHPAYVPPGGWQGRDAPDKLVKTHCCFCGMQCGIQLKVKDNSVIGFEIWEEFPFNKGKLCPKGVKRYLQGGHPDRLMDPMKRVPGKGFVPISWEEAYSETVRAIKDVQAKYGKDAVAVLSGVSLTNEKSYLMGKFARLGVQTANLDYNGRLCMVSAGAGNKKAFGLDRASNYWEDIVHADVIMLVGTNVAECSPITTDYIWRARDRGAKLIVVDPRVTPIARTCDLHLPVLSGTDTALLTGILRVLIEEGHVNEEFVAEHTSGWEETKASALAVSLEEASRICGVRVEDIVKAGRMWGQAKTSFLMHARGIEHSSKGVDNVVCCINLVLATGRIGRKGCGYGTITGQGNGQGGREHGHKCDQLPGNRDISNPEHRAYICSVWGCTDEELPARGHTAPEIMQLIHAGEIKALISICFNPLVSLPDANFTREALEKLEHYTAIDFFLNETAHHADIVLAGSLHEEEEGTSTSAEGRVIKINKAVDPPGNAKADTEIILELARRLGRGKYFDHFKKSEDIFNELRVASRGGTADYYGITYERIEKEFGVFWPCPELDHPGTPRLWEDLKFKTPDGKAHFNAVTYRPPMEEPDDEYPVVLTTGRVVSQYLSGTQTRRIGGLVDLCPEPYVEIHPTLAEKYGFNDQDWMRVRSRHGEVVLRAKVVTTIRPDTVFIPYHWPGRRSANNLTVRSFDPVSGIPEYKRACVQLEKCGPPE, encoded by the coding sequence ATGGCGAAGCTTCCTGTCCCGATTGACAAGCTCATCGACGAGTTCGGGCCGCACCCAGCCTACGTGCCCCCCGGGGGATGGCAGGGACGCGACGCCCCCGACAAGCTGGTCAAGACCCATTGCTGCTTCTGCGGCATGCAGTGCGGCATCCAGTTGAAGGTCAAAGACAACAGCGTCATCGGCTTTGAGATTTGGGAGGAGTTCCCGTTTAACAAGGGCAAGTTATGCCCGAAAGGTGTCAAGCGGTACCTGCAAGGCGGCCATCCCGACCGTCTGATGGACCCGATGAAGCGGGTGCCGGGCAAGGGCTTTGTGCCGATTTCGTGGGAGGAGGCCTACAGCGAGACGGTCCGTGCGATCAAGGACGTCCAGGCGAAGTACGGGAAGGACGCTGTCGCCGTGCTGTCCGGCGTCTCCCTTACCAACGAGAAGAGCTATTTGATGGGCAAGTTCGCCCGGCTGGGAGTGCAGACCGCTAACCTGGACTACAACGGGCGACTGTGCATGGTCAGCGCCGGTGCCGGCAACAAGAAGGCGTTCGGGCTTGACCGCGCCTCGAACTACTGGGAAGACATCGTCCACGCTGACGTGATCATGCTCGTGGGGACAAACGTGGCCGAGTGCTCGCCGATCACGACCGACTACATCTGGCGGGCCCGCGACCGTGGGGCGAAACTGATCGTGGTCGACCCGCGTGTGACCCCGATCGCCCGCACCTGCGACTTGCACTTGCCCGTCCTCTCGGGCACAGACACCGCCCTCCTGACCGGGATCCTGCGGGTACTGATCGAAGAAGGTCACGTCAACGAGGAGTTTGTCGCCGAGCACACCTCAGGGTGGGAAGAGACAAAGGCGTCGGCCCTTGCCGTGTCTCTGGAGGAGGCAAGCCGCATCTGTGGCGTGCGGGTCGAGGACATCGTCAAGGCCGGGCGCATGTGGGGCCAAGCCAAGACCAGCTTCCTTATGCACGCCCGGGGGATCGAACACAGTTCCAAGGGCGTCGACAACGTCGTCTGTTGCATCAACCTTGTCCTGGCGACCGGCCGTATCGGCCGCAAAGGGTGCGGCTACGGCACCATCACCGGCCAAGGCAACGGACAAGGCGGCCGCGAGCATGGGCACAAGTGCGACCAGCTCCCCGGCAACCGCGACATCAGCAACCCGGAGCACCGCGCCTACATCTGCTCCGTGTGGGGATGCACCGACGAAGAGCTGCCCGCCCGGGGGCACACGGCGCCTGAGATCATGCAACTGATCCACGCTGGGGAGATCAAGGCCCTGATCTCCATCTGCTTCAACCCCTTGGTCTCCCTGCCCGACGCGAACTTCACTCGCGAGGCCCTGGAAAAGCTGGAGCACTACACCGCGATCGACTTCTTCCTGAACGAGACCGCGCACCACGCCGACATCGTGCTGGCCGGTTCGCTGCATGAGGAAGAAGAAGGGACCAGCACGAGTGCCGAGGGCCGGGTCATCAAGATCAACAAGGCCGTCGACCCACCGGGCAACGCCAAGGCCGACACTGAGATTATCTTGGAACTGGCCCGGCGGCTGGGGCGGGGGAAGTACTTTGACCATTTCAAGAAGTCGGAGGACATCTTCAACGAACTCCGCGTGGCCAGTCGAGGCGGCACCGCCGACTACTACGGCATCACCTACGAAAGGATCGAGAAGGAGTTCGGTGTCTTTTGGCCATGCCCCGAACTCGACCATCCCGGTACCCCACGGCTATGGGAGGACCTGAAGTTCAAGACTCCCGACGGTAAGGCCCACTTCAACGCCGTCACATACCGCCCGCCGATGGAGGAGCCCGACGACGAGTACCCGGTCGTGCTGACCACGGGGCGCGTCGTGTCGCAGTACCTCAGCGGCACCCAGACCCGGCGCATCGGCGGTTTGGTCGACCTGTGTCCCGAGCCTTATGTCGAGATCCACCCGACCTTGGCCGAAAAGTACGGGTTCAACGACCAGGACTGGATGCGCGTGCGAAGCCGGCACGGTGAGGTCGTCCTCAGGGCCAAGGTCGTGACGACGATCCGCCCGGACACCGTCTTCATCCCCTATCACTGGCCCGGCCGTAGGTCGGCCAACAACCTCACCGTGCGCTCCTTTGACCCCGTGAGCGGTATTCCCGAGTACAAGCGGGCCTGTGTGCAGTTGGAGAAGTGCGGGCCGCCGGAATGA
- a CDS encoding Rieske (2Fe-2S) protein, whose amino-acid sequence MSSKLSEDFPIEWEDDHFVTRREFFRFMTLASGGIAVGTTALAAYSLVPKDERRFDPAKVCDESDLQPGTALPFNYPRPTDMCLLVRKRDGEFVAYSRRCTHLSCPVGYEVHDGRELLYCPCHNGAFDIDDGKVLQGPPPHPIPKIKLAHRNGEIWAVGVVKGEH is encoded by the coding sequence ATGAGTAGCAAACTCTCTGAAGACTTCCCCATCGAATGGGAAGACGACCACTTTGTGACCCGGAGGGAGTTCTTCCGGTTCATGACTCTGGCCAGCGGGGGCATCGCAGTGGGGACCACCGCCTTGGCCGCCTATTCCCTCGTGCCGAAGGACGAGCGGCGGTTCGACCCGGCCAAGGTGTGTGACGAGTCGGACCTCCAGCCCGGGACGGCGTTACCGTTCAACTATCCCCGCCCCACCGACATGTGCCTCCTCGTGAGAAAGCGCGACGGCGAGTTTGTCGCTTACAGCCGTCGCTGCACCCACCTGTCGTGTCCGGTGGGCTACGAGGTCCACGACGGCCGAGAACTCTTGTACTGCCCGTGCCACAACGGGGCGTTCGACATCGACGACGGCAAAGTCCTTCAGGGGCCGCCGCCCCATCCGATCCCCAAGATCAAGCTGGCGCACCGCAACGGTGAGATTTGGGCGGTCGGCGTCGTCAAAGGGGAGCACTGA
- a CDS encoding 4Fe-4S binding protein encodes MSERQFYIDPSRCIGCNACVQACAECDTHPGMSMIHLEQIQRHDTVQTTPIICMHCDDPACAMVCPADAIKRTPDGVVQSSLKPRCIGCTNCVFACPFGVPKYNVEVDQMMKCDMCYDRTSVGLKPMCAAVCPSGALFFGTPEEIAAQRAGTPINEFIFGNRTIHTKVNLMMPAGTQRLKVKPDAVVRKSDLLATARPVEAHHQ; translated from the coding sequence GTGAGCGAGCGTCAATTCTATATCGATCCCAGTCGGTGCATCGGATGCAACGCTTGCGTCCAAGCCTGCGCAGAGTGCGACACGCATCCGGGGATGTCGATGATCCACCTGGAGCAGATCCAGCGGCACGACACCGTGCAGACGACGCCGATCATCTGCATGCACTGCGACGACCCGGCCTGTGCGATGGTCTGCCCCGCTGACGCGATCAAGAGGACGCCGGACGGTGTCGTCCAGAGCTCGCTCAAACCTCGGTGTATCGGTTGCACCAACTGCGTCTTCGCCTGCCCGTTCGGGGTCCCCAAGTACAACGTCGAGGTCGACCAGATGATGAAGTGCGACATGTGCTACGACCGCACGTCAGTCGGACTCAAACCGATGTGCGCGGCGGTCTGCCCGTCGGGGGCTCTCTTCTTCGGCACACCCGAGGAGATCGCCGCCCAGCGTGCCGGCACGCCGATCAACGAGTTCATTTTTGGCAACCGGACCATCCACACCAAGGTCAACCTCATGATGCCGGCTGGCACCCAACGGCTGAAGGTCAAGCCCGACGCCGTGGTGAGGAAGTCCGACCTGCTCGCCACCGCCCGCCCCGTGGAGGCACACCACCAATGA